One region of Chrysemys picta bellii isolate R12L10 chromosome 21, ASM1138683v2, whole genome shotgun sequence genomic DNA includes:
- the HES4 gene encoding transcription factor HES-4, translating into MPADTMEKPTASPIAGAPATSSHTPDKPKSASEHRKSSKPIMEKRRRARINESLGQLKTLILDALKKDSSRHSKLEKADILEMTVKHLRNLQRAQMTAALTADPTVLGKYRAGFNECMNEVTRFLSTCEGVNTDVRTRLLSHLSACLGQIVAMNYPPPPPPAGQPAHLAQPLHVQLPPAATAAGAVPVPCKLNPAEALSPKVYGGFQLVPATDGQFAFLIPNPAFAPSSGPVIPLYANANGPLSSGSGPGNGAATPSASPVQGLTSFGGSLAPASQAGSPIGERRESVWRPW; encoded by the exons atgcccgCTGATACCATGGAGAAACCGACAGCCTCCCCGATTGCTGGTGCCCCAGCTACCTCCAGCCACACGCCGGACAAGCCCAAGAGTGCCAGTGAACACAGAAAG TCCTCCAAGCCGATCATGGAGAAGCGGCGCCGTGCCAGGATCAATGAGAGCCTGGGGCAGCTGAAGACCCTCATCCTGGATGCCTTGAAGAAAGAT AGCTCAAGGCACTCCAAGCTGGAGAAAGCAGACATCCTGGAGATGACGGTGAAGCACCTGCGGAACCTGCAGCGAGCCCAGATGACAG cagctctAACTGCTGACCCCACCGTCCTTGGCAAATACCGAGCTGGATTTAACGAGTGCATGAACGAGGTGACCCGGTTCCTCTCCACCTGCGAAGGGGTGAACACAGACGTACGCACCCGCCTGCTCAGCCACCTCTCCGCTTGCCTGGGCCAGATCGTGGCTATGAAttaccctccaccaccacccccagctggCCAGCCTGCTCATCTGGCACAACCTCTGCACGTCCAACTTCCCCCAGCTGCCACCGCAGCTGGAGCCGTGCCTGTGCCCTGCAAACTGAACCCTGCCGAAGCCCTGTCCCCCAAGGTCTATGGGGGTTTTCAGCTGGTCCCAGCTACCGACGGCCAATTCGCTTTCCTCATCCCTAACCCAGCTTTCGCTCCCAGCAGCGGACCTGTCATCCCCCTCTATGCCAACGCTAATGGACCACTGTCTTCAGGCAGCGGGCCAGGGAACGGAGCTGCAACCCCGTCAGCATCCCCAGTGCAGGGTCTGACGTCATTTGGGGGTAGCTTAGCTCCAGCGTCCCAAGCTGGGAGTCCCATCGGGGAACGCCGTGAATCAGTCTGGAGACCTTGGTGA